Part of the Trichoderma asperellum chromosome 1, complete sequence genome is shown below.
tattatattagcatTAGTATCTGCAGCTTGTAGGTAGAGAAAAACAGATCCAAATCCTCGGGTCGATACCCATCAGTCGAATACTCGACAATACTGTATGAATTGTTGCTTTCCGGCAAGGAACTAGACGGAATATCATAGAGGGAGTACAAGCAGTCCAGAGTGGTCAAATTGGCACAATTGTGAAGACCAGTGCCACTGGGCGGTAAATAGCTCTGTGTTTATTGGAGAAGCTGCTATTTTCACGCTTTTTTTCTCGAACTGAAGTCGTCAGCGATAGCTTGGCATCCAAATGAATAGTCGGAAAGATCAAATCTATGGCATTAGCGCTGAGGTCCGAAGGAAGATGGTACTGCTCGCAGGCGGTGTGATTACGGCCCTTTCCGTTATCGTAGACGTAATACTGTGTCTTCGGGAGTTGTTTCGCTTTAGAAACCGTGACATTTCCCGTCATCCAATGTTTGCCCTTGCCCAAGGAGATGTCATTACTATTAATACCAGCTTGCAGCAACCACGAGATCACCGATGACACCGTCTCGTCGCTTCGTCTTATCAGCAGATTTCCTTGACAAATAGTGTCGCACACATAATCATGTCACTTATTTAAGTGGCTCGGCGCAATAGGAACGGCGGATGTGAAAGGCTCACGCTGGCGCAAACATGTTGACCAGTTGTTCTGGTGTCAAGTGCTTTCTATAGTTACTACTTGTTGGGTTTGAGATGTCGTATAAGAGTTCCTCGCCGTGCTTAATGTTTTGCTGTCTCGAGCCAATTCGAAGTAGCAGACAAGCCTGGCTGAGCTCTACCTTGTTTAGTCCAGCCTTAGGGAGTATTAATGAGTTCTTCGTGAACGACAAGGTTTCCGAGAGCATTCGTCCAAGGAACCCAACATAGGATATTGTATGCCCCGAACTAAAAGGCGGTGGAGCGCATAATGGTTTCGCTTCTGCAAAAAGAATTATCAACCGTAGCGAGACGAGACAAGAGCAGCTgcaaaaattaaaatattacaatttatatataacaacTATAATCCTTACGTTTGGCAAAATACAAGCGCCCAGGTCACAAATGATACATCTTTAGTAACAGGTAACAAAATTGACAGGAAGCAAACTCGTATCTCTAATACGAAAATGTCTCGTAATTGGACTGTTACTAGGCCTATTGTGGTAAGGAAGCAAAACGGCATTGCTACTCTGTAGTAAATTTACAAGGCTGCTTGCGTCCTACTATAAGTTACCTACCTCTAAAATATCAGCAGTTTTGGCAACAAGGGGATAAAGGTAACACTATGCTATTAATAGCACCTCGTATCTCCCGTAATGTCGATTAATTTCCCAATACGAGAGTATGTCTCTGGACGCCGTATACAAGACCTGAAAATCTACTCTATTAATTTtcaataataaataatgtaAGAAACTGCAAGATAATCTTAATCTTGCTATTGAGTTTCATTTATCTATTAAAGACTTCTTGCactttataatagatttCTTATAATTGCATTATTACTTGTTGTCTAAGATGGTTTACAGTATTCGTGcaactgccgctgctgtaGTGCTGCTTGCAAGATGCAGCTCTGCATCAATTCTTGAATTTCCAGTTACGTTTCGCAATACCTATGTTAGTCTACTCTAGCATTACCAGTCTCTAATTATGCTGCAAGGTCGCGTTTAACATTATAACTGTAGGCTTGCGTGGATATTCTCGTTGGCACGCCACCCCAGAATCACATTCTTGTCTTTGACACAGGTAGTGCCACTTCTTGGATAGCGGACAAAACATGTGCCAACGGAGGATGTGACAACTTTAGCGGGTAGGTCCTACAGAATCGCCCATCAGCTgtctttttaatagctaaccGAGCTTTTGTGCGTATATTAGCTATCCCTGGAAGGGATATGATGCAAATAGCTCCGTGACCTCGAAAGACCTGGGTATCTACGACTCGATCGATTATCTTGGTGGTGGAACGGGCGGAGAGGCTTACAGCGATAAGTTCTCCAAAGATGGTTTAACTTGGACGCAGACTTTCATCTCTGCTAACCAGACCTCGATGGGTTTTATAGCAGGAGAGGGATTCTTGGGGTTGGCTTTCTCATCAATTGCTGAGCAAGCCACAAAAACAGTAATGGAGACTTTGATGCAGGATGGCCTCGTAGACAACCCCAGGTTCGGTCTCTATTACGGTACGGAGTTTAATGATACTCATGGTCACCCTGGCAAGGGTTTACTTACTCTCGGGGGCTCTCATGAGAGCAAATACGTGGATGGCGACATCACCTGGGTTCCCGGAAAGAAAGACAACGGAGTATACGAGCTCTGGCGGTCAAACCTGAAGACATTTTACGGACAGCGCAAGGATAACAACGGCAATCCCCAAACCAACGGATCTCTCCAGTATGAGCTCGGCGCGGCGAATGGCGTGTTTGACACTGGAGCTGGACTCATCTACGTGCCAGATGACACCATTGACACCATTTATGATTCTATCGGATGGAACTATACGGCTCTTTTACACGGCGACTATATCCCATCCTGCACCGATTTCAACTCAACGTGGTCAGTCACGTTCACGTTTGAGAGCGACAAGGGTTCTGATTTCACTAACATTACCCTGACTGGTGACCAACTCCGAATTCCAGGCTTCGCCTACCAACCAGATGCGTGCAATCCACCCTTTTCCACCAGCGGCAGCCCCTATCTGTTCCTCCTCGGCCAACTCTATTTGCGCAATTTCTATTCTATCTTTGACTTTGGAGGGAAAAAAGCAGAGGACTTTAACGTCCTGATTGGTTTCGGTAACCTGAAGAAAGAATGGAGGATGATATAACCCTTACTGTTGTTTTGTTGTTTGGAGGTATAAGACTTTGTAATACTAGTGTAGAGaaaggtttatattttaaactattatactAACTAATGTTTATAAAAGAATCCATGTAGAAAGTTAGTGTAgttttttagtaataaaaaaatactataaataattaaagtatagaaagtaattaaattttataataaaaagtaactaaaattttaaataataaaatagctaaaatatatatatattgtaaAAGTTAACCAATacatattataaatatatatatattccagtaagttaatttattaataattattttttaaaataaaatttataataaacttaattatctcAAGTGTCACGGCCTTCCCTGCCAGGAATAGCAGCACCTGCCCCACTTCGCGCCATCGCCGCTTTGTGCCCCTCTATAAAGACCTTCCCCCCGTCCACCTCGCTCATCTTGTTCCGTTCAGCAATCTTTCACATTCTACACCCCCTCCCCTTCTGCATTCAGCTTCAGTTCACTCGCTGACTCCGCCCTGCTTACTCCCTTTGCTGGCCTTGATGCAGTACCCTggcaggcacaggcacagcagcCGGTGATCTTTCAGCCATTCCCTTCGACTCGCGACGAACAAGGGCAGGGCAGCCCTCTCGATTCTCAACGCGATTCTAGCTGATAGAATATCTAGATATGTAAATATTTCAGACATCACGTCTATGACCCTCTTCCTCGTAATAGTCGATACTCCCTTCACCTCCTGCGTCGCGAAGAATCTTTTCAATTGACTCAAGGCGCGACAGCTTAT
Proteins encoded:
- a CDS encoding uncharacterized protein (MEROPS:MER0000944~SECRETED:SignalP(1-21)); the encoded protein is MVYSIRATAAAVVLLARCSSASILEFPVTFRNTYACVDILVGTPPQNHILVFDTGSATSWIADKTCANGGCDNFSGYPWKGYDANSSVTSKDLGIYDSIDYLGGGTGGEAYSDKFSKDGLTWTQTFISANQTSMGFIAGEGFLGLAFSSIAEQATKTVMETLMQDGLVDNPRFGLYYGTEFNDTHGHPGKGLLTLGGSHESKYVDGDITWVPGKKDNGVYELWRSNLKTFYGQRKDNNGNPQTNGSLQYELGAANGVFDTGAGLIYVPDDTIDTIYDSIGWNYTALLHGDYIPSCTDFNSTWSVTFTFESDKGSDFTNITLTGDQLRIPGFAYQPDACNPPFSTSGSPYLFLLGQLYLRNFYSIFDFGGKKAEDFNVLIGFGNLKKEWRMI